A genomic region of Maniola hyperantus chromosome 5, iAphHyp1.2, whole genome shotgun sequence contains the following coding sequences:
- the LOC138402409 gene encoding uncharacterized protein isoform X1, with product MSTCVLEEGRDEGGGCGVDSSEDEVVERPRREVLLSARGRRACSEQGPQQAYYLQHGTSHLWGANANGGRRGWSRKRTSAPQMGNTQGSMPRIALVLRSRRSWPVAPQSYRR from the exons ATGTCAACGTGTGTGCTTGAGGAGGGTCGTGATGAGGGCGGCGGCTGCGGGGTCGACTCCAGTGAGGACGAGGTGGTGGAGCGACCCCGCAGGGAGGTACTCTTGAGTGCCCGCGGAAGACGCGCGTGCTCCGAGCAGGGTCCACAGCAGGCTTATTATCTCC AGCATGGAACGTCTCACCTCTGGGGCGCCAACGCCAACGGCGGGCGTCGCGGTTGGAGTCGCAAGCGTACTTCAGCCCCACAGATGGGAAACACACAAGGATCCATGCCTCGAATAGCCCTCGTGCTTCGTTCGAGGCGCAGCTGGCCCGTCGCTCCACAATCATATCGCAG